In Cytobacillus sp. IB215665, a single window of DNA contains:
- a CDS encoding hydrogenase maturation nickel metallochaperone HypA, whose product MHELSVIIHVIKSVEDFAKTNALTKIDTLVLQIGELSSLIPKYIEACYPAAVDGTILQSTKLKIETLPGNAICKKCNKVFNLIENNSKCPKCHIKDFEILCGKEFMIKEIIAC is encoded by the coding sequence ATGCACGAGTTAAGTGTAATTATTCATGTCATAAAATCTGTAGAAGATTTTGCTAAAACGAATGCATTAACAAAAATAGACACTTTAGTACTTCAAATTGGCGAGCTTTCCTCATTAATTCCTAAATATATTGAGGCATGTTACCCAGCTGCGGTAGATGGTACAATTTTGCAGTCTACAAAATTAAAAATTGAGACCTTACCAGGTAATGCGATTTGCAAAAAGTGCAATAAAGTTTTTAATTTAATTGAGAATAATAGTAAGTGCCCGAAATGCCACATTAAAGACTTTGAGATTTTATGCGGAAAAGAATTTATGATAAAAGAAATTATCGCTTGTTAG
- a CDS encoding histidine phosphatase family protein has product MIYVIRHGQTDLNKERKMQGRIGLPLNEIGIEQAEKLRAKLQNIQFDFVFSSPQERAIQTAEIVSGKEVIIDSRIDVFDLGEADGLHVSEVKMAGPVPNSTVYKGVEDKNRFIERVFDFMRELENKFENEEVNILLCGHRCTTGCIGAYFNGIPKNSNILQYSSDTGHYKIFNFSN; this is encoded by the coding sequence ATGATTTATGTAATAAGACACGGTCAAACAGACTTAAACAAGGAACGTAAAATGCAAGGAAGAATAGGGTTACCGTTAAATGAAATTGGCATAGAGCAAGCAGAAAAATTAAGAGCGAAACTTCAAAATATACAGTTTGATTTTGTATTTTCTTCTCCACAAGAGCGAGCAATCCAAACAGCAGAAATTGTGAGTGGAAAAGAGGTAATAATTGATAGTAGGATTGACGTTTTTGACTTAGGAGAAGCTGACGGTTTACATGTAAGTGAAGTTAAAATGGCTGGACCTGTGCCAAATTCAACTGTATATAAAGGCGTTGAAGATAAAAATAGATTCATAGAAAGGGTATTTGACTTTATGAGAGAACTAGAAAATAAGTTTGAAAACGAAGAAGTTAATATTCTTTTGTGCGGTCATAGATGTACGACAGGCTGTATTGGAGCATATTTTAACGGTATCCCAAAGAACAGTAATATTTTACAATATTCATCAGACACTGGACACTATAAAATATTCAATTTTAGCAATTAA
- a CDS encoding phage head spike fiber domain-containing protein — protein MNKFGKFLSTTALAASLVTSSFLPATSFAAEGDTTTNQTENIFVTPLTQSGSNIISKSASSPAQPLAPVPDLVEIFEGYDAITYGLPKDTRELQGGVTTLSGSVLNFIPLDIYLGDYAYIFGTFIMPTSNFFNKINPNFDGDIFLGYIDNDGEYHSYYNGILNEPPNEQGKHGTLMLNPDLLPANDDSSIILDAYYERVYDSQIDFSGGTKTIVDTKSSGITKSKSFDLSRTIGSTVSFEAGLDKIAKISASLSSSLTTSFGHSISIQENHDVQLRHTFGERYDDPYAYNVYHLVGEYRFYPSDLVKDLVGELYVMGINPSKETLQNYSLGEVEVGNTTFTYPTDDYRAIEIYQNGLRIPEQNLLDQYSINDFTHSSWSNTDVSVSYGSVTAPDSTLAQKLTPASVNKGVQQYVDINSDGNKYTFGVWLKADEPHDAQIKIQNHNNTESTGIKVEVTTDWQYFSVTSDKPFTTNGGVTVVLWPGAYNGTTDSVYAWGAELIKE, from the coding sequence ATGAACAAATTTGGAAAATTCTTATCTACTACAGCTTTAGCAGCTAGTTTAGTAACAAGTTCGTTTCTACCTGCCACGTCATTTGCAGCAGAAGGCGATACAACAACGAATCAAACAGAAAATATTTTCGTGACTCCACTTACTCAAAGCGGATCAAATATCATTTCAAAATCTGCATCATCACCTGCACAACCTTTAGCACCGGTACCAGATTTAGTAGAAATCTTTGAAGGCTATGATGCCATCACCTATGGTCTTCCAAAAGACACAAGAGAATTGCAAGGTGGTGTAACAACTCTATCTGGATCAGTATTAAATTTTATTCCTTTAGATATTTATCTAGGTGATTATGCATATATTTTTGGCACTTTCATCATGCCAACTTCTAATTTTTTTAACAAAATCAACCCTAATTTTGATGGAGACATATTTTTAGGATATATAGATAACGATGGAGAATACCATTCTTACTACAACGGGATTTTAAATGAGCCACCAAATGAACAAGGTAAACATGGGACTTTAATGCTTAATCCAGATTTACTACCAGCTAATGATGACTCTTCTATTATATTAGATGCATATTATGAACGTGTTTATGATTCTCAAATTGATTTTAGTGGTGGAACAAAAACGATTGTTGATACGAAGTCTTCAGGAATTACAAAGTCTAAATCATTTGATTTAAGTAGAACAATTGGTTCTACTGTTAGCTTCGAAGCAGGTCTAGACAAAATTGCCAAAATATCAGCATCATTAAGCTCATCATTGACTACAAGCTTTGGGCACTCAATTAGTATTCAAGAAAATCATGACGTACAACTAAGACACACTTTTGGAGAACGCTATGACGATCCATACGCTTATAATGTATATCACCTTGTAGGTGAATATCGTTTTTATCCATCAGATCTTGTGAAAGACTTAGTTGGAGAACTATATGTCATGGGTATCAACCCTTCTAAAGAGACGCTACAAAACTATAGTTTAGGAGAAGTGGAAGTTGGAAATACTACTTTCACTTATCCAACGGACGACTATAGAGCAATAGAAATCTATCAGAATGGCTTGAGAATTCCAGAACAAAATCTACTAGACCAATATTCTATTAACGATTTTACCCATTCTAGTTGGTCAAACACTGATGTTAGTGTTAGCTACGGTTCCGTTACTGCACCTGATAGTACCCTTGCACAAAAATTAACTCCAGCAAGTGTAAATAAAGGCGTTCAACAATATGTAGATATCAATTCAGATGGGAACAAATATACTTTTGGTGTTTGGCTAAAAGCTGATGAACCTCATGATGCACAAATCAAAATTCAAAATCATAATAATACTGAATCTACTGGTATTAAAGTTGAAGTAACAACAGATTGGCAGTATTTTTCAGTAACATCTGATAAACCGTTCACTACTAATGGTGGGGTAACCGTAGTGCTTTGGCCAGGTGCTTATAACGGAACAACAGATTCTGTATATGCTTGGGGAGCAGAACTTATTAAAGAGTGA
- a CDS encoding CD3324 family protein: protein MKYINANNVLPEQLILEIQKYVQGQVVYIPNTEGARKKWGENSGNREYLNCRNKKICEEFNTGITIDDLAEKYCLSVHSIKKIVYSKKIEH, encoded by the coding sequence ATGAAATATATTAACGCTAATAATGTCTTACCAGAACAACTAATTTTAGAAATACAAAAATATGTTCAAGGACAAGTAGTTTATATACCTAACACTGAAGGAGCTCGGAAAAAATGGGGTGAAAATTCAGGTAATAGGGAATATTTAAACTGTAGAAATAAAAAAATCTGTGAAGAATTTAATACTGGGATAACTATTGACGACCTCGCAGAAAAATATTGTCTTTCTGTACATAGCATCAAAAAAATAGTTTATTCAAAGAAGATAGAACACTGA
- a CDS encoding nucleotidyltransferase family protein, with protein sequence MMEIIEAASILELPEWWICAGFIRSKIWDTLHGFTERTSTPDIDVIYFDDTHIDEALEKKLEDKLSSMLPNIPWSVKNEARMHIVNNLQPYTSAEDAISKFPETATALGVKLDRQNNLILTSPYGVDDVINMELKPTPYFTETKERATIYEERITKKNWKGIWYKIKVHHI encoded by the coding sequence ATGATGGAAATAATAGAAGCTGCTAGTATATTAGAGCTACCTGAATGGTGGATATGTGCTGGATTTATACGGTCAAAAATCTGGGATACATTGCACGGATTTACTGAAAGGACGAGTACACCAGATATTGATGTAATCTATTTTGATGATACACATATTGACGAAGCCCTTGAAAAGAAGCTAGAAGATAAATTAAGCAGTATGTTACCTAATATCCCATGGTCAGTTAAGAATGAAGCAAGGATGCACATAGTAAATAATCTTCAACCCTACACATCTGCTGAAGATGCTATTTCAAAGTTTCCAGAAACGGCAACTGCTTTGGGAGTAAAGTTAGATAGACAGAACAATTTAATTCTTACTTCTCCTTATGGAGTAGATGATGTTATCAATATGGAACTGAAGCCAACGCCTTATTTTACAGAAACTAAAGAACGGGCTACGATTTATGAGGAACGCATAACTAAAAAGAATTGGAAAGGCATTTGGTATAAAATTAAAGTTCATCATATATAA
- a CDS encoding class I SAM-dependent methyltransferase, with translation MEKHLTSNNFEEYDDANLYDMENTFLNDIPFLTKWASKQHGMIIDLACGTGRATIPLAKKGYKLIGVDIYKSMLEQARNKANNQNLHIEWVEQDCTQLNLSEVGSMVYMVGNGFQHFLTNEAQNHLLTSVNRHLEHDGIFIFDTRFPSVEELLQPSTEEYWRTYTRNDGKIVDVSTISTYDALNQLQHYTTIRKVKNEQGIKIDETSTQITLRYVFPKEMERLLSDSGFEILHIFKDWNEAPITNDSYSMIFVCRKVK, from the coding sequence ATGGAGAAACATCTAACATCAAATAATTTCGAAGAGTATGATGATGCCAACTTGTACGATATGGAAAACACATTTTTGAATGATATTCCTTTTCTGACCAAGTGGGCTTCTAAACAACATGGTATGATTATAGATTTAGCTTGTGGGACAGGTAGAGCAACGATCCCCTTAGCGAAAAAAGGGTATAAACTAATTGGTGTGGATATTTATAAAAGTATGTTGGAACAAGCGAGGAATAAAGCAAATAATCAAAATCTACATATAGAATGGGTAGAGCAAGATTGTACCCAGCTAAATTTAAGTGAAGTTGGTTCAATGGTTTATATGGTTGGGAATGGCTTTCAGCATTTTCTTACGAATGAAGCGCAAAATCACTTGTTGACTTCTGTTAATAGACATTTAGAACATGATGGAATTTTTATTTTTGATACAAGGTTCCCTAGCGTTGAAGAACTGCTGCAACCAAGTACAGAAGAGTATTGGAGAACTTACACAAGAAACGACGGAAAAATTGTTGATGTATCAACAATTAGTACATATGACGCACTTAATCAGCTTCAGCATTACACCACAATTAGAAAAGTTAAAAATGAACAAGGAATCAAAATAGATGAAACAAGTACACAAATAACTTTGCGATATGTATTTCCAAAAGAAATGGAACGCTTGCTTAGTGATAGTGGATTTGAGATTTTACATATATTTAAAGATTGGAATGAAGCACCTATCACCAATGATAGCTATAGCATGATCTTTGTATGTAGGAAAGTAAAGTAA
- a CDS encoding class I SAM-dependent methyltransferase, which translates to MTDFGENLFKGTARYYSRFRPLYPASLVRYIIDRFSLDGKGQMLDLGCGTGQLTCRFSDWFENLIGIDTESEMLQEAMHLSRECRVENVEWFHGDLDSYKRVHNNNNFRFVAIAKAFHWMDREKVLNTLYEMVSYGGGVAIIDNYSPNKELLPWQRKVNEVVQHWYGTERRAGNTTYIHPTISHEEIIANSTFDLELYSLPAYEQIWTIESIIGNLYSTSFGTKRFLGNNVPLFEKHLAEELCKFNNGGVFKEQIQLSIKLAVKNYKR; encoded by the coding sequence ATGACTGATTTCGGTGAAAACTTATTTAAAGGTACGGCTAGGTATTATTCAAGATTTAGACCTTTATATCCAGCTTCTTTAGTAAGATATATAATCGATAGGTTTTCACTTGACGGTAAAGGTCAGATGCTGGATTTAGGTTGTGGAACTGGGCAATTAACATGCAGATTTAGTGATTGGTTTGAAAACTTAATCGGGATAGACACCGAGTCTGAAATGTTACAAGAAGCAATGCATCTTAGCAGGGAATGTAGGGTCGAGAATGTTGAGTGGTTCCATGGAGACCTTGATTCGTATAAACGAGTTCATAATAATAACAATTTTAGATTTGTAGCAATCGCAAAAGCATTTCATTGGATGGATAGAGAAAAGGTGCTTAATACTTTATATGAAATGGTTTCCTATGGAGGTGGTGTTGCCATCATAGATAATTATTCTCCAAATAAAGAACTATTACCGTGGCAAAGAAAAGTGAACGAAGTAGTTCAACATTGGTATGGAACTGAAAGAAGGGCAGGTAATACAACATATATTCACCCAACAATAAGTCATGAAGAAATTATTGCTAACTCAACATTCGACTTAGAATTATACAGCTTACCAGCCTATGAGCAAATATGGACAATAGAATCAATCATTGGTAACTTATATTCAACTTCCTTTGGGACAAAACGGTTTTTAGGAAACAATGTTCCCTTATTTGAAAAACATTTGGCAGAAGAATTATGTAAATTTAATAATGGTGGTGTTTTTAAAGAACAAATTCAACTTTCAATCAAACTCGCTGTAAAGAATTATAAAAGATAA